A window of Eretmochelys imbricata isolate rEreImb1 chromosome 25, rEreImb1.hap1, whole genome shotgun sequence contains these coding sequences:
- the RPS15 gene encoding small ribosomal subunit protein uS19, which produces MAEVEQKKKRTFRKFTYRGVDLDQLLDMSYEQLMQLYSARQRRRLNRGLRRKQHSLLKRLRKAKKEAPPMEKPEVVKTHLRDMIILPEMVGSMVGVYNGKTFNQVEIKPEMIGHYLGEFSITYKPVKHGRPGIGATHSSRFIPLK; this is translated from the exons ATG GCGGAAGTCGAACAGAAGAAGAAACGGACCTTTAGGAAATTCACCTACAGAGGTGTTGATCTGGATCAGCTCCTCGATATGTCCTA TGAGCAGCTGATGCAGCTGTACAGTGCCCGCCAGCGCAGGCGTCTGAACCGCGGCCTGCGGCGCAAGCAGCATTCCCTCCTGAAGCGCCTTCGCAAGGCCAAGAAGGAGGCCCCTCCCATGGAGAAGCCAGAGGTAGTCAAAACTCACCTGCGCGACATGATCATCCTCCCCGAGATGGTGGGCAGCATGGTTGGCGTATACAACGGCAAAACCTTCAACCAGGTGGAAATCAAG CCCGAGATGATTGGCCACTACCTGGGCGAGTTTTCCATCACTTACAAGCCAGTGAAACACGGCAGACCTGGTATCGGTGCCACCCACTCATCTAGGTTCATTCCTCTGAAGTAA